In Juglans regia cultivar Chandler chromosome 5, Walnut 2.0, whole genome shotgun sequence, the following are encoded in one genomic region:
- the LOC109021573 gene encoding uncharacterized protein LOC109021573 codes for MGRGRGKGKRLTVTNHDDPGSGEEEKIPAQKRRGRPQKPLKDEIDEEVEKIEEEDSENAKSGTPSKEMKSPSATENGKKRKRNPQVKEKPDSVKEENGNGNRLSTDDSTKSNGFRHNGSRRKSKPRRAAEAGVECK; via the coding sequence ATGGGTAGAGGTAGAGGAAAGGGGAAGAGGTTAACTGTTACCAATCATGACGATCCGGGAAGTGGTGAGGAGGAGAAAATTCCTGCACAGAAGAGAAGGGGAAGACCACAGAAACCACTAAAGGATGAAATCGATGAAGAAGTCGAAAAGATAGAAGAGGAAGACAGTGAGAATGCAAAATCTGGTACTCCAAGCAAAGAGATGAAGAGCCCTTCAGCaacagaaaatggaaagaagaggAAGCGAAACCCACAGGTAAAAGAAAAGCCAGATTCTGTAAAGGAGGAAAATGGTAATGGCAATCGACTAAGCACTGATGATTCAACTAAGTCTAATGGATTTCGACATAATGGAAGCAGGCGAAAAAGCAAGCCTCGTCGAGCTGCCGAAGCAGGTGTTGAGTGCAAGTGA
- the LOC109021560 gene encoding G-type lectin S-receptor-like serine/threonine-protein kinase LECRK3 — MALTLPNPLPISLLLLLLMMACSTSAQTYRNHSLGSFLTAKDDGSSWASPSGEFSFGFQRIENGGYLLAIWFSKIPEKTIVWAANRNNLVPRRSKVELTTGGQFVLNDPAGKEIWRAPLERSGVVYAAMLDSGNLVLATQNSVYLWESFDHPTDTILPTNTIARFGKLVARYSEKNYSNGRFQFSLQSDGNLVLQTIAFPLDSANSDYWSSKTGGSGYQVVFDQSGSIYIEAENGSILNNISSNAGSTQDFYQRAILEYDGVFRHYVYPKSHNISNSMSWPLAWSPMSEFIPSNICTDITDATGGGACGFNSYCQLGDNQRPRCICPDGYAYFDPDDVTKGCKANFIQQSCNESLPETDLFYLQPMLNTDWPLSDYEHFQDQSEDWCRNACLGDCFCAVAIFRNGECWKKKFPLSNGRKDSSVGGNALIKIRKDDSTSKPSDADSKKKDRSTLILIGSVLLSSSVFLNLLLLLAAFLAVFRFDFFKPKVVQIYPVMPGMNLRNFTYEELTKATEGFKEELGHGAFATVYKGALESDRGKPVAVKKLNNIVTQGDLEFKAEVSAIGRTNHKNLVQLLGFSNEGQHRLIVYEFMSRGSLANFLFGGSRPNWYQRTQIALGTARGLLYLHEECSTQIIHCDIKPQNILLDDSLTARISDFGLAKLLKTDQTRTMTRIRGTKGYVAPEWFRNMPVTVKVDVYSFGILLLEIICCRKSFEADVQNEDQMILADWVYDCYKERKLDLSLGNDEEAMSDMKRVERYVMIAIWCIQEDPSLRPTMKKVIQMMEGAVEVPVPPDPSSFISSI; from the coding sequence ATGGCTTTAACGTTGCCAAATCCTCTCCCCATCTCGTTGCTTCTTCTTCTATTGATGATGGCATGTTCTACCTCAGCTCAAACTTACAGAAACCATTCCTTAGGCTCATTCTTGACAGCGAAGGACGATGGTTCTTCCTGGGCATCGCCTTCTGGTGAATTTTCTTTTGGCTTCCAACGGATTGAAAATGGGGGTTATCTACTAGCCATCTGGTTCAGCAAAATACCAGAAAAGACCATTGTCTGGGCAGCCAATCGAAATAATCTAGTGCCAAGACGATCCAAAGTTGAGCTTACTACAGGCGGCCAATTTGTACTCAATGACCCAGCAGGCAAAGAGATATGGAGAGCTCCTTTAGAGCGTTCAGGTGTTGTCTATGCAGCCATGCTTGACAGCGGAAACTTGGTGCTGGCAACCCAGAATTCTGTGTATTTGTGGGAGAGCTTTGATCATCCAACTGATACAATATTACCTACAAACACTATTGCTCGGTTTGGAAAACTTGTTGCACGTTACTCGGAAAAGAATTACTCAAACGGAAGATTCCAGTTCTCACTGCAATCGGATGGAAATCTTGTGCTTCAAACTATAGCTTTTCCCTTGGACTCTGCTAATTCTGATTATTGGTCAAGCAAAACTGGGGGAAGTGGTTATCAGGTTGTCTTCGACCAGTCTGGTTCTATATACATTGAAGCAGAAAATGGAAGCAtacttaataatatatcatcGAATGCAGGATCTACGCAAGACTTTTATCAGAGAGCGATTCTTGAATATGATGGAGTTTTTAGGCATTATGTATACCCAAAAAGCCATAATATCTCGAATTCCATGAGTTGGCCTTTGGCTTGGTCCCCTATGTCGGAATTCATACCTTCTAATATCTGCACAGACATAACGGACGCGACAGGCGGTGGAGCTTGTGGTTTCAACAGCTACTGCCAACTAGGAGATAATCAAAGACCTCGTTGCATATGCCCAGATGGATACGCTTACTTTGATCCAGATGATGTAACGAAAGGATGTAAAGCAAACTTTATCCAACAAAGTTGTAATGAATCATTGCCGGAAACGGATCTTTTTTACCTTCAGCCCATGCTAAATACAGATTGGCCCCTATCTGATTATGAACATTTTCAAGACCAAAGTGAGGATTGGTGCAGGAATGCTTGCTTGGGTGATTGTTTCTGCGCTGTTGCCATTTTCAGAAACGGAGAGTGTTGGAAGAAGAAATTTCCACTCTCGAATGGAAGGAAGGACTCCAGCGTTGGAGGAAATGCCCTGATCAAAATACGGAAAGATGATTCAACTTCCAAGCCTTCAGATGCAGATTCTAAGAAGAAAGATCGTTCAACTCTGATCCTTATTGGATCGGTGCTCTTAAGCAGCTCCGTGTTTCTCAACCTACTCTTGCTGTTGGCGGCCTTTCTGGCTGTCTTTCGCTTCGATTTTTTTAAGCCAAAGGTCGTTCAAATATACCCAGTGATGCCAGGCATGAACTTGCGAAATTTCACCTATGAGGAACTAACAAAAGCTACAGAAGGATTCAAGGAAGAGCTAGGGCATGGTGCTTTTGCAACAGTTTATAAAGGGGCGCTAGAATCTGATCGTGGTAAGcctgttgcagttaaaaagttgaacaaTATCGTGACACAAGGGGATCTGGAGTTCAAAGCAGAAGTGAGTGCTATTGGCAgaacaaatcacaaaaatttGGTACAACTGCTCGGTTTCAGTAATGAGGGCCAGCACAGGCTTATTGTATATGAATTCATGAGCCGTGGTTCTCTAGCAAACTTCCTCTTTGGAGGTTCACGGCCTAACTGGTACCAAAGAACACAAATTGCATTAGGAACTGCACGAGGGCTCTTGTACTTGCATGAAGAGTGCAGCACCCAGATCATACATTGCGATATCAAGCCACAGAACATCCTTTTGGATGACTCTTTGACAGCAAGAATTTCTGACTTTGGATTAGCCAAGCTTTTGAAGACAGACCAGACTCGAACTATGACCAGAATCAGAGGAACCAAAGGGTATGTAGCCCCTGAATGGTTCAGAAACATGCCCGTTACAGTCAAGGTGGATGTTTACAGCTTTGGGATATTACTGCTAGAGATCATCTGCTGCCGGAAGAGTTTCGAAGCAGATGTACAGAATGAGGATCAGATGATACTTGCTGATTGGGTGTATGACTGCTATAAAGAGAGGAAACTAGATCTCTCATTGGGGAATGATGAGGAAGCAATGTCTGACATGAAGAGAGTGGAGAGATATGTGATGATTGCAATATGGTGCATTCAGGAGGATCCATCTCTAAGGCCAACAATGAAGAAAGTCATACAGATGATGGAAGGAGCTGTTGAAGTGCCAGTTCCTCCAGATCCATCCTCATTTATTAGTTCAATCTAG